The following are encoded together in the Lactuca sativa cultivar Salinas chromosome 1, Lsat_Salinas_v11, whole genome shotgun sequence genome:
- the LOC111904159 gene encoding uncharacterized protein LOC111904159, with translation MSRSIVQPVGQKRLTNVAAVRLKKHGNRFEIACYKNKVLSWRSGVEKDLDEVLQSHTVYSNVVKGVLAKSKDLKAAFGMDDQTKICLEILEKGELQVAGKERESQLSNQFRDIATIVMQKTINPETQRPYTISMIERLMHEIHFAVDSHSSSKKQALDVIKELQKHFPIKRSPMRLRLTLPQENFNSLSEKLKEWKTVIVSKEASGIQLSIVCEMDPGLFRDCDAFLRNLQGRSEILAVSVHGEGDINTDDYEGHEEVSVSISSTSTSTEPKKLPEPVAQLTEKMEKQKLAPKTEITEGEVKVKQSKCSTCDASVGDTKQYREHFKSDWHKHNLKRKTRQLPPLSAEECAADEEINDSLGDLKEYSF, from the exons ATGTCTCGATCAATTGTGCAGCCGGTAGGCCAGAAAAGACTCACGAACGTAGCCGCCGTTCGTCTCAAGAAACATGGAAACCGATTTGAGATCGCTTGTTATAAGAACAAAGTCCTCTCATGGCGCTCCGGCGT TGAGAAAGATTTGGATGAAGTATTGCAATCACACACCGTCTACTCAAATGTTGTTAAAGGAGTTCTTGCAAAGTCAAAAGATCTAAAGGCTGCTTTTGGGATGGATGATCAGACTAAAATCTGTCTGGAG ATTTTGGAGAAAGGAGAACTGCAAGTTGCAGGAAAAGAGAGAGAATCACAATTGTCAAATCAATTTAGGGACATTGCAACTATTGTAATGCAGAAAACTATAAACCCTGAAACTCAACGCCCGTATACTATAAGCATGATTGAGCGTTTGATGCATGAGATTCATTTTGCTGTAGATTCACATAGCAGTTCAAAGAAACAG GCATTAGATGTGATCAAGGAACTTCAAAAACATTTCCCAATAAAGAGATCCCCCATGAGACTAAGGCTAACATTACCTCAAGAAAACTTCAACTCCCTTTCAGAAAAACTGAAGGAATGGAAAACTGTCATTGTTTCTAAAGAAGCTTCTGGAATTCAACTCTCTATT GTATGTGAAATGGACCCGGGATTATTCCGGGATTGTGACGCGTTCTTGAGGAATCTTCAAGGGAGGTCTGAAATTCTGGCAGTTTCAGTGCATGGTGAAGGTGATATCAATACAGATGATTATGAAGGTCATGAGGAGGTATCAGTATCCAtatcatcaacatcaacatcaactGAACCAAAGAAGCTGCCCGAACCTGTTGCCCAGCTGACCGAGAAAATGGAGAAGCAAAAGTTGGCtccaaaaaccgaaatcacagAAGGTGAGGTAAAGGTAAAGCAGAGTAAATGCAGTACATGTGATGCGAGTGTGGGGGATACAAAACAGTATAGAGAACATTTCAAGAGTGATTGGCATAAACATAATTTGAAGAGGAAAACAAGACAGTTGCCTCCACTTTCGGCTGAAGAATGTGCTGCTGATGAGGAAATTAATGACTCATTGGGTGATCTGAAAGAATATTCGTTTTGA
- the LOC111904160 gene encoding thioredoxin M-type, chloroplastic, with amino-acid sequence MAIMEKCFQMGTPRACVLQHSHRRFTSMDKPSFTNILKPPMKASAITSSSSAHSFNLRSRIICKAAVNQVQVVTDGTWNEMVEAAEMPVLVEFWAPWCGPCRMIAPVVDELAKEYAGKALCYKINTDDCPNIASKYGIRSIPTVLFFKNGEKKESVIGAVPKSTLCATLDKYVE; translated from the exons ATGGCGATTATGGAGAAGTGTTTCCAAATGGGTACTCCCAGAGCCTGCGTTCTACAACACTCTCATCGTCGCTTTACTTCCATGGATAAACCCTCTTTCACCAACATCTTGAAGCCTCCGATGAAAGCTTCGGCTATAACATCTTCGTCTTCTGCTCATTCTTTCAACCTCAGATCCCGCATCATCTGCAAAGCTGCTGTAAATCAAG TTCAAGTGGTGACAGACGGCACTTGGAATGAAATGGTGGAAGCAGCAGAGATGCCGGTGTTGGTGGAGTTTTGGGCACCGTGGTGTGGGCCATGCCGGATGATTGCTCCGGTGGTGGATGAACTTGCAAAGGAATACGCAGGCAAAGCTTTGTGCTATAAGATAAACACCGACGACTGCCCAAACATAGCATCAAAATATGGAATCAGAAGCATCCCAACTGTGCTCTTCTTCAAGAATGGAGAGAAGAAAGAGAGTGTCATTGGTGCTGTCCCTAAATCCACTCTTTGTGCCACTTTAGACAAGTATGTTGAGTAA